The Pelodiscus sinensis isolate JC-2024 chromosome 13, ASM4963464v1, whole genome shotgun sequence genome includes a region encoding these proteins:
- the TSPAN6 gene encoding tetraspanin-6 isoform X2 — MLKLYAMFLSLIFLIVLVAAVVGFVFRHEIKDSFESNYSLALKNYNATMDLRSEAVDTIQRTLHCCGVQSYLNWVNTTYFAQNGIPHSCCKLQNCSDEDLKDLNKAKAEVFGNGCFSLVTTVMESKMSIVAGISFGIACFQLVGIFLACCLSRYITNNQYEMV; from the exons ATGTTAAAACTG TATGCCATGTTCTTGTCCCTCATCTTCTTGATTGTGCTGGTGGCTGCTGTTGTAGGATTTGTTTTCAGACATGAG ATTAAAGACAGCTTTGAGAGCAACTACAGTCTTGCTCTGAAGAACTACAATGCAACCATGGATCTCCGCAGCGAAGCTGTGGATACCATCCAGAGAACT CTACACTGCTGTGGAGTCCAGAGCTATTTAAATTGGGTGAATACGACCTATTTTGCACAGAATGGAATTCCTCATAGCTGCTGCAAGCTTCAAAACTGCTCAGACGAAGACCTGAAGGACCTGAATAAAGCCAAGGCAGAGGTGTTTGGTAAT GGTTGTTTCAGTCTGGTAACAACAGTTATGGAGTCCAAAATGAGCATTGTGGCTGGCATCTCCTTTGGCATCGCTTGCTTCCAG TTGGTTGGGATCTTTCTCGCCTGCTGCCTGTCCCGGTACATCACAAACAATCAGTATGAGATGGTGTAA